The DNA segment GGATGAACTTATTCCGGGCTTTGTGGATGCGGGTTTACGAGGGCTAGAAGTGTATTATCCGAATTGCTCGCAAAATATTATTCAGTTTTACGAGAACATTGCCAAGAAACATAATTTGATCCTCACCGGAGGCTCTGATGCTCATGGGAAAGCGAAAAACAATACGTCCATCGGGAAAATGAAAATCTCTTATGAGCTGGTCGAGCGCCTTAAAGAGGAAAAAGAAAAAGTATGACCGATCTCGACTATATGAAGAAAGCTTTTCAATTGTCGCTTCGCGCCAAAGGAGAAACGTGGCCTAATCCGGTTGTGGGTGCCGTGATCGTTAAAAATGGTAAGATCATTTCTGAAGGACATCATCGTTATTGCGGAAGTGATCACGCGGAAGTGGTTGCCCTAAAGAAAGCCGGCAACAAAGCGCGCAGCGCTAAGCTCTACGTGACTTTAGAGCCGTGTTCTCATTTTGGGCGCACGCCGCCTTGTGTTGATGCCATTATTCAAAGCGGAATTAAAGAAGCGATCTTTGCCGTAAAAGATCCTAACCCCATCAATAGCGGAAAATCTATTCAAAAGTTAAAACAGGCCGGAATTAAGGTGCGTTTTGGATTTTTGGAAAAGGAAGTTTTTAAAGCCAATGAGCCTTTTTTCAAATATATTAAAACAAAAATGCCGTTTGTGACCGCAAAAATTGCTCAAACCTTAGACGGAAAGATCGCCGCCTCAAACGGGCGATCGCAATGGATCACATCCAAAGAGGCGCGTGATTATGCTCATCGGCTGCGCCAAGAGTTTGACGCGATCTTAGTCGGGGTGAATACTGTTTTAGCGGATGACCCTCGTCTTTCTGCCGTCAAGAAATTTAAACAGATCAAAAAGATCATCGTTGATACTCATTTAAGGACTCCCGAGCGTTCTCGAATTTTCAAAAACACACTTCCGTCTGATGTGATCATCGCCACCACAAAAAAATCTTCTTTAGCGAAACGAAATAGTTTTCTAAAGCGAGGCGTTGATATCGTGATTTGTCCTACAAAAAACAGCTATGTTGATATAAAATGGTTATTTAAAAGGCTGACTGAGCGCGAAATTGTTAACCTTCTCATTGAAGGTGGTGGGCGGATCATCGGAAGCGCCCTAAGGGAAAATTTGGTTGACCGAATGCTTGTTTTTATCGCGCCAAAGATTTTAGGCGATACACAAGCGATCAGTTCAGCTTGCGGATTAACGGCAAGACATGTTGATGATGCGATCAAGTTGCGTGATCTGTCCGTTAAAAAAATAGGACAAGATATTTTGCTGGAGGCGTATGTTCACCGGGATCGTTAAGGGCTTAGGGGCGGTTAAAGAAATTATTTCGAAGAAAAATCTTATTGTTCTTAAGGTTGATACGGGTAAACTTTTTAAGAAAATTTCCATTGGCGATAGTATCGCGATTGATGGAGTTTGCCTAACCGCTACTTCTCGAAAGTCAAATATTGTTTCTTTTGACGTGATGAAAGAAACGATTTCCTGCACGACGCTGAAGTATTTAAAATCAGGTTCAAAGGTCAATTTAGAAGAAGCCCTTCGCGCCAATAGCCCGTTAGGCGGGCATTTTGTTTCTGGGCATGTGGATTGCGTGGGAAAAATCCTAGAGAAAATCACGCAAGAAAATTATGTTGAGTTTCAGATCGCGATCAGTAAAGATCAAATGCGCTATATTGTCCCGAAGGGTTCGGTATCTGTGGATGGAATAAGTTTAACCGTAGGAAAAGTATGGAAAAATTATTTCTCGATTTACATTATTCCGCATACATTGAAGATCACAACGCTGGGATTTAAGGTATCCGGAGACGAAGTTAATATCGAAACCGATCTTTTGGCAAAATATTTTTTAAAACAAAAATGAAAAAACGCGTCGTCATAACCGGTTTAGGGATTCTTGTCAGCAATGGCAAGGGTAAGGACGAATTCTGGAAATCCTTAGAAGAGGGAACCGTTGGTTACAAGCCGGTGACTCTATTTGATCCGGCGGAATTTCGCGTTAACATTGCCGGTGAAGTCAGTGATTTTGACGCCAAGACGTATATGGGAATTAAGGGGTTGCGTAACCTTGACCGCAGCACAAAACTAATTGTTTCCGCCGCAAAACTCGCCATCGCCGACAGCCAATTTATTATTACGGATGATAATACGGATGATGTGGGTGTTTCCGTCGGAACGACATTGGGAAGTATTAAAAGTATCGCGGAATTTGATGAAGTGACTTTACGCGAAGGGCCCCGTTATGTTAATCCGGCGCTTTTTCCCAATACGGTTATCAATTCTCCGGCTAGTCAAATTTCCATTTGGCAAAATATCCAAGGCTTTAATACTACCATTTCCACCGGATTTACCGCGAGCCTTGATGCCATGAGTTATTCTTATGATTTTATTCAGTACGGGCGCGCTAAGGTAATTTATGCCGGAACCGTGGAAGAAATGTGTAAACAAACCTTCTTTGGTTTTTATACGCTTAAGTTCATGTCGGGATCCAAAGAAGGCGAACCGTTCATTAATTGCCCCTTTGATAAAAGGCGTAACGGAATTACCTTTGGCGAAGGCGCTTGTATTATAGCCATGGAAGATTATGAGCACGCCAAAAACCGCAATGCGCCGATCATGGCGGAAGTTTTGGGTTTCGGAACGTGTTTTGACCCATTTCGGATCAATAAATATAATCCGCGTGGGACAGGCCTTATTCAATCGATTAAAAATACTTTAGAGAATTGCGGTTTGGGAATTACCGATATTGATTATATTTGCGCTAATGCGAATTCAACCGTTGCGGCAGATAAAATTGAAACATTGGCGATCAAGGAAGTTTTTGGCCAGCAGGCGTATAAAATTCCGGTGAGCAGTATTAAGTCCATGACCGGAGAATGTTATAGCGCGTCGGGGGCTTTTGCGGCGGCGGCATCTTTGGGCGCGCTCAATAGGAATTTTATTCCTCCGACGGTAAATTATAAAGAAAGAGACCCGGATTGTGATTTGGATTATGTTCCTAATAAATCACGTAAGGCGAATTTAAAGAATATTCTAGTGATCACGTTCGGGCCAAATGGCAATAATACCTGTATGGTTTTAAGGAAATTTATTCCATGAAAGAATTGAAAGATAAAGTAGCTATTGTAACAGGCGGGTCGCGCGGAATTGGCCGAGCGGTTGTTCTCATGCTGGCAAAAGAAGGATGCCATGTTGCCTTTAGCTATCATAGATCAAAAGAAGAAGCGCTAAAAGTTGAGCAAGATGCTAGAAAGCTCGGTGTAAAGTGCGAGGCCTCTCAAGTTGATGTTAAAGATTTTAATCAAGTCAAAAAATGGGTTGAAGAAACAAAGGAAAAATTCGGCCGCTTGGATATTTTGATCAATAATGCCGGAATTATTATTGATAAGGCTTTAATGTTGATGAGTCCGAAGGATTGGCAGGAGGTTTTGGGTACGAACTTGACAGGTGTTTTTAATGCCAGTCGTTCGTGTATCGTGACATTTTTAAAACAAAAAAGCGGCGATATTATTAATATGTCATCGGTGAGCGGTCTAATCGGTCTTCCGCGCCAAATAAATTATGCGGCAACCAAAGGCGGGATCAATGCGCTTACAAAATCTTTAGCCAAGGAAGTGGCCGGCTATGGTGTGCGCGTTAACGCGGTTGCGCCGGGATTTATTGAGACGGATATTTTATCGGGAATGACACCGGAACAAAGGACAAAGATCTCAGAAAGCGTTCCTTTGGGGCGCATTGGAACGGTCGAAGACGTTTCTAATTGTGTCAAATTTTTATTAAGTCAAGAGGCGAGGTATTTAACGGGGCAAATTATTCAAGTGGACGGCGGTTTAGCCATTGGCGGCCGCTAAAAAAGGGGAGAATGGCCATGCAACTTGATATCCAGGAAATAAAGAAGATCATTCCGCACCGGTTTCCGTTTCTGTTGATCGATAAGGTTATTGACCTAAAGCCTAATGAAAAACTTGTGGCGATCAAGAATGTGTCGGTCAATGAACAATTCTTTGTCGGGCATTTTCCGGAAGAAAAAGTGATGCCCGGTGTTTTGATCGTGGAGGCTATGGCTCAAGCGGGATGTATTTATTTTTATCATAGTAAGAATTTGATCGGGAAGAAGTTGATCTATTATTTAGGCAAAGTGGAAGTGAAATTTTCAGCGCCGGTTATTCCGGGAGACCAATTGGTCATCGAAGTGACCACGGTTAAATTTTTGGCTAAAAACGGTATTTTGGCGACTAAGGCGATGGTCAACGATAAAGTTGTTGCCGAGGCGCAGATCGGTTTTAGCGTAAAAGAAGTTTAGCGCATAAAAGATTCGCGGGATTAAGGATAGGAGCCTTGCGCCAAGCTTGCAGCTTGGCGCAAGGCTC comes from the Candidatus Omnitrophota bacterium genome and includes:
- the ribD gene encoding bifunctional diaminohydroxyphosphoribosylaminopyrimidine deaminase/5-amino-6-(5-phosphoribosylamino)uracil reductase RibD → MTDLDYMKKAFQLSLRAKGETWPNPVVGAVIVKNGKIISEGHHRYCGSDHAEVVALKKAGNKARSAKLYVTLEPCSHFGRTPPCVDAIIQSGIKEAIFAVKDPNPINSGKSIQKLKQAGIKVRFGFLEKEVFKANEPFFKYIKTKMPFVTAKIAQTLDGKIAASNGRSQWITSKEARDYAHRLRQEFDAILVGVNTVLADDPRLSAVKKFKQIKKIIVDTHLRTPERSRIFKNTLPSDVIIATTKKSSLAKRNSFLKRGVDIVICPTKNSYVDIKWLFKRLTEREIVNLLIEGGGRIIGSALRENLVDRMLVFIAPKILGDTQAISSACGLTARHVDDAIKLRDLSVKKIGQDILLEAYVHRDR
- a CDS encoding riboflavin synthase encodes the protein MFTGIVKGLGAVKEIISKKNLIVLKVDTGKLFKKISIGDSIAIDGVCLTATSRKSNIVSFDVMKETISCTTLKYLKSGSKVNLEEALRANSPLGGHFVSGHVDCVGKILEKITQENYVEFQIAISKDQMRYIVPKGSVSVDGISLTVGKVWKNYFSIYIIPHTLKITTLGFKVSGDEVNIETDLLAKYFLKQK
- a CDS encoding beta-ketoacyl-[acyl-carrier-protein] synthase family protein; amino-acid sequence: MKKRVVITGLGILVSNGKGKDEFWKSLEEGTVGYKPVTLFDPAEFRVNIAGEVSDFDAKTYMGIKGLRNLDRSTKLIVSAAKLAIADSQFIITDDNTDDVGVSVGTTLGSIKSIAEFDEVTLREGPRYVNPALFPNTVINSPASQISIWQNIQGFNTTISTGFTASLDAMSYSYDFIQYGRAKVIYAGTVEEMCKQTFFGFYTLKFMSGSKEGEPFINCPFDKRRNGITFGEGACIIAMEDYEHAKNRNAPIMAEVLGFGTCFDPFRINKYNPRGTGLIQSIKNTLENCGLGITDIDYICANANSTVAADKIETLAIKEVFGQQAYKIPVSSIKSMTGECYSASGAFAAAASLGALNRNFIPPTVNYKERDPDCDLDYVPNKSRKANLKNILVITFGPNGNNTCMVLRKFIP
- a CDS encoding 3-oxoacyl-ACP reductase family protein, translating into MKELKDKVAIVTGGSRGIGRAVVLMLAKEGCHVAFSYHRSKEEALKVEQDARKLGVKCEASQVDVKDFNQVKKWVEETKEKFGRLDILINNAGIIIDKALMLMSPKDWQEVLGTNLTGVFNASRSCIVTFLKQKSGDIINMSSVSGLIGLPRQINYAATKGGINALTKSLAKEVAGYGVRVNAVAPGFIETDILSGMTPEQRTKISESVPLGRIGTVEDVSNCVKFLLSQEARYLTGQIIQVDGGLAIGGR
- the fabZ gene encoding 3-hydroxyacyl-ACP dehydratase FabZ is translated as MAMQLDIQEIKKIIPHRFPFLLIDKVIDLKPNEKLVAIKNVSVNEQFFVGHFPEEKVMPGVLIVEAMAQAGCIYFYHSKNLIGKKLIYYLGKVEVKFSAPVIPGDQLVIEVTTVKFLAKNGILATKAMVNDKVVAEAQIGFSVKEV